TGGAAGGAACCGGGCACATGCCCGGACTCCTGCGCTTCCATCCCGACTTTCCCGGCCCCGGCCAACAATTGCCGGCTGACCAGAAACGGCATCAGCCCGCGCACAAGTTGAGGAAAGGGCAACGAGCGCGGCACGAGATAGTTGTCATGGCAGCCGTAACTGTGGCCGTGAAAATCCGTATTGTTTTTGTAGAGCTGCACATGGGCCCCGCCGAGCTGTTGATTGCGGTGATCCGCCGCCCGCTGCACAATGCGCTCGCCGGCCCGATCGTGGGCTAGTAGATCCTTGAGCGTGCGACATTCCGGAGTGGAATACTCGGGGTGGGTATGGTCGTTGTAAAACCGGGCGCCGTTCGGCAACACCAGGTCACTTTTCATCTCGTGAAACGAGTAGGGACGGTGGGCATCCAGCTTGGCAAAGTCGTCCTCTTCCTTGTCCTGTTGCAGGCCTGAGACCCGAAACCCACGCGCATCTTCATGCGGATCCTCGCCCCGGTAGTCCCATCGCCGCTCAAAGGTCCCAGTCAGATGCGCGCGCACCAACTCCATCGACTCTTCGACCGGATCCACCGCGTCGAGGTCTTCTCTGGTGATGCCGTACTCGGTTTCAATGCCGAAGAGATGCATAATAGTCAGATAATCTGATTCACCAACCGCTCTTCCGAAGCCCGGCCGCGCCGGAAGGACGACACGCCGACCACTTGCTCCGGATGGTGATCCAGCAGTTTCAGCCATTCCTCTGCCGCATCATCAGGCGGCAGCATCTCCCCTTCACGATATTCCTCCTGCACCGCATCGAGCAGATCCTGAGCGCGGATGCCGTCACCGGATGGAGCGCCTGCCTCCGCGACCGCTCGCTCGATCGCCTGCTCCTTCGCCCGCTGCACGATCGAGGAAAGAATCGCGCCGCTGACCAAATCGCCCCGATACAGGACTTTGTTCTGCCCGTTCCTGAGCCGAATCGATAACACGCGATTCTGGTCTGTACGGGAGAAGAGCTGATCCACTACCTGTTCAATGACCGCACGGCGAGCGGCGGCGTGATCCTGATTGTGCCGATTCAGCAACTCATGATCCAGCGGCAGCGCCGCGGTCAGATAGACCGACAGAATCTCGACGGCCGCGTCGCGGTTCGGGCGCGCTACCTTGATCTTCCGATCGATGCGGCCAGGCCGCAGGATCGCCGGATCGATCAAATCCGGCCGGTTCGACGCCAGGATGATCACCACATCCTGCAGCGATTCAATCCCATCCATTTCGGCACAAAACATCGGCACGAGGGTGTTATTGATATTGAACGATCGCATCGACCGTCTGGTCCCAAGCACCGACTCCGCCTCGTCGATAAAAATGAACGGCAAGGCTCCTTCCTTGCGCCTGGTGCGCGCCTTGGCAAACAGATCGCGCACGATCCGCTCCGATTCGCCCAGCCACATATTCAAGATTTCCGGGCCCTTGATGTGCAGGAACGCGCCGCTCGTCACTGGAGGATGCTTGGCCTTACCCTCAGAAGCGGACTGCCCCTGCGACTCCCGCACCAACTGCGACAGGCTGGCCGCCGCCGCCTGCCCGATCAGCGTCTTGCCGCATCCCGGCGGCCCGTACAGGAGGAAACCCTTCGGCTGCGTAAACTGGTACTTCGAAAACGTGTCGGCATGCAGCAACGGATATTCAATCGCTTTACGAATGGCCTCGATCGCCTGATGCTGGCCGCCGATCTGTTCCCAGGTCACGCTCGGCACTTCATCCAACAGATGCGCGCGTGCCTGCCGGTTTTCGAATTTTTCGATCGCAATGCGGTGCGTCGGCTCAACCCGCACCTCATCGCCCGGCTTAAGGTCCGCTCCCAGCAAATCGCTGGAGCGCTGCAGAATCAGCGCCTGCCGCCCCGTATCCTGTTCGAAACGAATCCGACCGTCCGGCAGGAGCTCGGCGACTTTCAACACCGGCCCATTCCGGTCGTACCCGAGCGCCTTGATCACCGTATAGGCCTCGTTGACAAGGATCTGCGTGCCGATCTTCAGGTCTTCCACCGAGAGCCGGGGATCGGTATTGGCGTAATACTCTGCGCCGCCGACCACGATCCGGGCCACCCCCTCCCCTGGCAACTCCACGAGGAGGCCCACGCGATTGGCAGGCGCCGTCAATTTGGCAACGACATCATTGAGCTTCTTCAGCTCACCATCACGACGGTCGTGCGTCACCGATTGCGCCAGCACCACATGCCGCAATTTATAGAGCAGCTTTTGGCGGGGATCGCCGTCGGGAAACGCGGCTAAACATTCGTCTATCAGTTCGATCGGATCGGCCGACACCGAAGCGTCACGGGGCGGCGATTGATGCCCCCCAGCGGCAGGCTGATCCGGATTGCGATGGTCACTCATACTCTTCCTCCGGCTGGTCCAACTCCGGTCATCCTAACAGGTTGTTGAGAAGCGACGCCAGCGACAGACCACACCCTCTTCTACCGAGCGAGCAAACCGGCTGAGACCCCCGCCCCTCAATTCACAGCCTGCAGCGTCACCGTCGCTTGCAGGCGCCGATTGCCGCGCGCATATTCGATCGTGACCTGGTCGCCGACCTTATGTTTCTCCATCTCATCCATCAAATCATCGACGGTCTCCACCGGCTTGCCGTCCACCGCCACAAGAATATCGCCGAGTTCGACGCGCCCGCCCATGGTTTCCCGCGCACCGCGCAACCCCACACGTTCCGCGGCGCTCCCGCGGCCCACCTTCCCGATAATCACGCCCTTGACGCCCCAACGTCTCGCCATCGCGTCGGGAACCAGGGAAATGCCCAACCCAGGCCTGATCAGTTTGCCATGCTTGATCAGCTCCGGCACGATGCGATTCACCGTATCGACCGGCACCGCAAACCCGATCCCGGCAAACGCGCCGCTGGGACTGACGATTTGAGTGTTCACGCCGATCAAACGTCCGGCGCTGTCCAGCAGCGGCCCGCCGGAGTTGCCCGGGTTGATGGCGGCATCGGTCTGGATCACCCCTTCAATGGTCCGGTTGCTCATCGATTTGATGGTCCGACCCAACGCGCTCACCACCCCGGTGGTCAGGGTATGGTCGAGACCGAAGGGATTGCCGATCGCTAATACTTTTTGCCCGACGCGCAACGCCTGAGAACTGCCGATCGTAACCGGTTGAAGCGCCGACTCCGGCGCCTGAATCTGCAGCACGGCGATGTCATGGTCCGGATCGGCGCCAATCACTTTCGCCTTGGTTTCTGTTCGATCCGCCAAGGTCACCGTGATCGAATCAGCCCCATAGATGACGTGATAGTTGGTCACGATATGCCCCTGCCGGTTCCAGACGAAGCCTGTCCCGGACCCTTGTGGCACCTCAAAGACGTTGAACGACCAGGGATCGCGCTGCATGGCCGTATTGGCGATGAAGACGACCGATCGAGCCGCCCGGTCGAAGACGGCAATGGTGGCCTGCTCCTCCGCACTAAGCTCGGTCGGGGCAACCGACTGCGCCAGCAGGAGTCCGTTCGGTTCCCCGGCACGGACGTACCCGAGTAGCATCCATAGACTCGCCACGATGCCGGCGAGCACACCCAGCTCCACCCGTCGCCCGGCACGCCACCCTGTCATCCACTCTGTGCGCCTTGCGTTCGTCATCATCTATTCACCAATGACCTGCAGGACCAGTTCTCTGGTCCGCGCGCGGGTATCGAAGTCCAACACCACCACTTGCTGCCATGTCCCTAACACCATGGCTCCGTCGTTGAACGGAACCGTGAGGGACTGTCCCTGCAACTGCCCGCGCAGATGGCTATGCCCGTTGTCCTCTCCTGCATTTCGCTCATTGTGCTGCCACGTGGGATCGGCAGGAATCAACCGTTCCCATATCGCTTTCGTATCGGCTCGGATGCCGGGCTCATCCTCGATGATCAGGACGGAGGCGGTCGTGTGCTTGATGAAGATCGTAAGAATACCCGCGCGCAGCTGCGTGTCTTTAAGCGCCGCTCGCACCCGCTCGGTAATGTTTTCCACCTGGCAATGGCCCTGCATCGAGACTCGCAATGACACGGACTTAACCGCCATCGAGTAACTCCTTATCGGTACGGCGCAAATAGGCTCGCTCACGCGCGGTGAGCGCCCGGCCCCTGGCCTGCGCCAACACCGCGTCGAACGCACCCTCCGCCGCAAGATCGCGCAACGCCCGCACCACCGGCCGGCTGAGGATCTGGTCCTGCTGCAACCTGTGCAGGTAGGCAAAGGCCTCGGACAGATCCTCCCGCCGCCGCACATAATAGTCGCGGCCTCGGCGCTGGTTGCTGTACGCCTCGAACTGTTCACAGGCGACCAGGATTTCCGCCAGCTGACGCACCCAGGGCTTCGCGCCTTCCAACTTTTCAGGATAGTAGTAATACAGCATGACCCGGCCCATCCACGGCGCCCAGGCCACCCCGAGTTCACGCAACACCGGCTTCACGGCCCGCAGCCGCGCCGCCAGTCTACGCGCATAACCCAACCGCATTTCCACCTGCTCGCAGGCCCACGAATCGAGCGTGATGCCGTCACCTTCCATGGCTCTCCGATATCGAGCCACAAACGCCTCGGTTTCACGTCCAT
The sequence above is drawn from the Nitrospira defluvii genome and encodes:
- a CDS encoding AAA family ATPase, whose amino-acid sequence is MSDHRNPDQPAAGGHQSPPRDASVSADPIELIDECLAAFPDGDPRQKLLYKLRHVVLAQSVTHDRRDGELKKLNDVVAKLTAPANRVGLLVELPGEGVARIVVGGAEYYANTDPRLSVEDLKIGTQILVNEAYTVIKALGYDRNGPVLKVAELLPDGRIRFEQDTGRQALILQRSSDLLGADLKPGDEVRVEPTHRIAIEKFENRQARAHLLDEVPSVTWEQIGGQHQAIEAIRKAIEYPLLHADTFSKYQFTQPKGFLLYGPPGCGKTLIGQAAAASLSQLVRESQGQSASEGKAKHPPVTSGAFLHIKGPEILNMWLGESERIVRDLFAKARTRRKEGALPFIFIDEAESVLGTRRSMRSFNINNTLVPMFCAEMDGIESLQDVVIILASNRPDLIDPAILRPGRIDRKIKVARPNRDAAVEILSVYLTAALPLDHELLNRHNQDHAAARRAVIEQVVDQLFSRTDQNRVLSIRLRNGQNKVLYRGDLVSGAILSSIVQRAKEQAIERAVAEAGAPSGDGIRAQDLLDAVQEEYREGEMLPPDDAAEEWLKLLDHHPEQVVGVSSFRRGRASEERLVNQII
- a CDS encoding S1C family serine protease, which translates into the protein MTGWRAGRRVELGVLAGIVASLWMLLGYVRAGEPNGLLLAQSVAPTELSAEEQATIAVFDRAARSVVFIANTAMQRDPWSFNVFEVPQGSGTGFVWNRQGHIVTNYHVIYGADSITVTLADRTETKAKVIGADPDHDIAVLQIQAPESALQPVTIGSSQALRVGQKVLAIGNPFGLDHTLTTGVVSALGRTIKSMSNRTIEGVIQTDAAINPGNSGGPLLDSAGRLIGVNTQIVSPSGAFAGIGFAVPVDTVNRIVPELIKHGKLIRPGLGISLVPDAMARRWGVKGVIIGKVGRGSAAERVGLRGARETMGGRVELGDILVAVDGKPVETVDDLMDEMEKHKVGDQVTIEYARGNRRLQATVTLQAVN
- a CDS encoding secondary thiamine-phosphate synthase enzyme YjbQ, producing the protein MAVKSVSLRVSMQGHCQVENITERVRAALKDTQLRAGILTIFIKHTTASVLIIEDEPGIRADTKAIWERLIPADPTWQHNERNAGEDNGHSHLRGQLQGQSLTVPFNDGAMVLGTWQQVVVLDFDTRARTRELVLQVIGE
- a CDS encoding HD domain-containing protein, coding for MAISRITLPPLLVPRTLASQLLRLYDYPDPRRPGRMIKGYDCPHAVRTARMCAAVAERLGHPPARVRQYQIACLLHDLGRAGLDRRLFGRIWSWARAHGIPTRPREWRAVHPDTGYGRETEAFVARYRRAMEGDGITLDSWACEQVEMRLGYARRLAARLRAVKPVLRELGVAWAPWMGRVMLYYYYPEKLEGAKPWVRQLAEILVACEQFEAYSNQRRGRDYYVRRREDLSEAFAYLHRLQQDQILSRPVVRALRDLAAEGAFDAVLAQARGRALTARERAYLRRTDKELLDGG